Proteins encoded in a region of the Oncorhynchus keta strain PuntledgeMale-10-30-2019 chromosome 3, Oket_V2, whole genome shotgun sequence genome:
- the LOC127913589 gene encoding mucin-22-like, whose protein sequence is MVCKYIQKGGGFYSSPLEPKRRRVLQQPVGAKKEAGSTAARWSQKGGGFYSSPLEPKRRRVLQQPVGAKKEFFICRTLLIQHTSAYTAAYTAAYTADYTADYTADYTSAYTADYTSAYTADYTSAYTAAYTAAYTADYTSAYTAAYTADYISAYTADYTSAYTADYASAYTADYTSAYTADYTSAYTADYASAYTADYTSAYTAAYTAAYTAAYTADYTSAYTAAYTAAYTADYTSAYTATYISAYTADYTSAFTADYTSAYTADYTSAYTADYTSAYTADYTADYTADYTSAYTADYTLAYTADYTADYTSAYTADYTSAYTADYTSAYTAAYTADYTSAYTADYTSAYTAAYTADYTSDYTSAYTADYTSTYTAAYTADYTSAYTADYTSAYTADYTSAYTADYTSAYTADYTATYTAAYTADCTSVYTADYTSAYTADYTSANTADYTSAYTADYTSAYTATYTADYTSAYTADYTSDYTSAFTADYTSAFTADYTSAYTADYTSAYTADYTSAYTADYTSAYTADYTSAYTADYTSAYTADYTSAYTADYTSAYTADYTSAYTADYTSDYTADYTSAYTADYTSDYTADYTSDYTADYTSASTADYTSHNNVLHSWRATVYLRQERQVFSNNATFLLSLNI, encoded by the exons ATGGTG TGCAAATACATCCAAAAAGGAGGCGGGTTCTACAGCAGCCCGTTGGAGCCAAAAAGGAGGCGGGTTCTACAGCAGCCCGTTGGAGCCAAAAAGGAGGCGGGTTCTACAGCAGCCCGTTGGAGCCAAAAAGGAGGCGGGTTCTACAGCAGCCCGTTGGAGCCAAAAAGGAGGCGGGTTCTACAGCAGCCCGTTGGAGCCAAAAAGGAG tttTTCATCTGCAGGACGTTGCTAATACAGCACACATCAGCCTACACTGCAGCCTACACTGCAGCCTACACTGCAGACTACACTGCAGACTACACTGCAGACTACACATCGGCCTACACTGCAGACTACACATCAGCCTACACTGCAGACTACACATCAGCCTACACTGCAGCCTACACTGCAGCCTACACTGCAGACTACACATCAGCCTACACTGCAGCCTACACTGCAGACTACATATCAGCCTACACTGCAGACTACACATCGGCCTACACTGCAGACTACGCATCAGCCTACACTGCAGACTACACATCAGCCTACACTGCAGACTACACATCGGCCTACACTGCAGACTACGCATCAGCCTACACTGCAGACTACACATCAGCCTACACTGCAGCCTACACTGCAGCCTACACTGCAGCCTACACTGCAGACTACACATCAGCCTACACTGCAGCCTACACTGCAGCCTACACTGCAGACTACACATCAGCCTACACTGCAACCTACATATCAGCCTACACTGCAGACTACACATCAGCCTTCACTGCAGACTACACATCAGCCTACACTGCAGACTACACATCGGCCTACACTGCAGACTACACATCAGCCTACACTGCAGACTACACTGCAGACTACACTGCAGACTACACATCGGCCTACACTGCAGACTACACATTGGCCTACACTGCAGACTACACTGCAGACTACACATCAGCCTACACTGCAGACTACACATCAGCCTACACTGCAGACTACACATCAGCCTACACTGCAGCCTACACTGCAGACTACACATCAGCCTACACTGCAGACTACACATCAGCCTACACTGCAGCCTACACTGCAGACTACACATCAGACTACACATCAGCCTACACTGCAGACTACACATCAACCTACACTGCAGCCTACACTGCAGACTACACATCAGCCTACACTGCAGACTACACATCGGCCTACACTGCAGACTACACATCAGCCTACACTGCAGACTACACATCAGCCTACACTGCAGACTATACAGCAACCTACACTGCAGCCTACACTGCAGACTGCACATCAGTCTACACTGCAGACTACACATCAGCCTACACTGCAGACTACACATCAGCAAACACTGCAGACTACACATCAGCCTACACTGCAGACTACACATCAGCCTACACTGCAACCTACACTGCAGACTACACATCGGCCTACACTGCAGACTACACATCAGACTACACATCAGCCTTCACTGCAGACTACACATCAGCCTTCACTGCAGACTACACATCAGCCTACACTGCAGACTACACATCAGCCTACACTGCAGACTACACATCAGCCTACACTGCAGACTACACATCAGCCTACACTGCAGACTACACATCAGCCTACACTGCAGACTACACATCAGCCTACACTGCAGACTACACATCAGCCTACACTGCAGACTACACATCAGCCTACACTGCAGACTACACATCAGCCTACACTGCAGACTACACATCAGACTACACTGCAGACTACACATCAGCCTACACTGCAGACTACACATCAGACTACACTGCAGACTACACATCAGACTACACTGCAGACTACACATCAGCCTCCACTGCAGACTACACATCCCATAACAATGTCCTTCACTCCTGGCGGGCCACCGTGTATTTAAGACAAGAACGCCAGGTGTTTTCAAACAATGCCACTTTCTTACTTTCGTTGAACATCTAG